From Bacillus oleivorans, the proteins below share one genomic window:
- a CDS encoding tetratricopeptide repeat protein, translating to MNINKNSHELLDKAIALREDGRAKQDMTIIKEALNLLLNMSENDPENAEINYQIGIAYDNSGLCNEAIPYYVKAIEQGLSGPDLQRCLLGLGSTYRLLGHYKEAVETLHRGVTEFPEHRGLQVFYSMALYNTGEYKKAMEIVLMNLMETTNDETLQYFKRGISYYAQHLDETWDSIK from the coding sequence ATGAATATAAATAAAAATTCACATGAACTTCTAGACAAAGCTATTGCATTACGTGAAGATGGGCGTGCAAAACAAGATATGACAATTATAAAAGAAGCACTTAACCTTCTTCTAAATATGTCTGAAAATGATCCAGAAAACGCAGAAATTAATTATCAAATTGGAATTGCCTATGATAATTCCGGTTTATGTAACGAAGCAATTCCTTATTATGTTAAAGCGATTGAGCAGGGTCTATCCGGTCCAGATCTACAAAGGTGTTTACTTGGCCTTGGCAGCACTTACCGGCTTTTGGGACACTATAAAGAAGCAGTTGAGACCCTTCACCGTGGTGTGACAGAATTTCCTGAACATCGAGGTCTACAAGTCTTTTATTCTATGGCTCTGTATAATACAGGGGAATATAAAAAGGCTATGGAAATTGTTTTAATGAATTTAATGGAAACTACAAATGATGAAACACTTCAATACTTCAAGCGTGGCATTTCTTATTATGCCCAGCATCTTGATGAAACTTGGGATTCAATAAAGTAG
- the map gene encoding type I methionyl aminopeptidase encodes MIAKTEEDFNGLKEIGKIVASIRDELVQRTIPGITTKELDDIARELFEKEGAVSAPKSEYNFPGYTCISVNEEVAHGIPGHRVIHEGDLVNVDVSGSKNGYFADTGISFVVGEGEEVLTKICDVAKEAFEAGLKKAKPGSKKSGIGKVVFQTAKQYELTVIKNLTGHGIGRTIHEAPDHIYNYKDTSDDELLKEGMVIAFEPFISTFEEEVFQKEDGWTYATEKSYVAQLEHTIILTKNGPIIVTL; translated from the coding sequence ATGATTGCAAAAACAGAAGAAGACTTTAATGGTTTGAAGGAAATTGGCAAAATTGTTGCCTCTATTAGAGATGAATTGGTACAAAGAACAATTCCTGGCATAACCACTAAAGAACTTGATGATATAGCCAGAGAGCTTTTTGAGAAAGAAGGCGCAGTTTCAGCTCCAAAAAGTGAATATAATTTTCCTGGCTATACTTGTATTAGTGTAAATGAAGAAGTGGCACATGGTATTCCGGGTCATCGGGTTATTCATGAAGGGGATCTAGTAAATGTAGATGTTTCTGGCTCAAAGAACGGTTATTTCGCAGATACAGGAATCTCGTTTGTAGTAGGCGAAGGAGAAGAAGTGTTAACGAAAATATGCGACGTTGCAAAAGAAGCATTTGAAGCAGGTCTTAAAAAAGCAAAACCTGGTTCCAAAAAAAGTGGAATCGGAAAAGTAGTATTCCAAACAGCAAAACAGTATGAATTAACTGTTATCAAAAACCTTACAGGACATGGTATTGGACGTACAATACACGAAGCACCTGACCATATTTATAATTATAAGGATACATCGGATGATGAATTATTAAAGGAAGGGATGGTTATCGCATTCGAACCATTTATCTCAACCTTTGAAGAAGAAGTATTCCAAAAAGAAGACGGCTGGACCTATGCTACAGAAAAAAGCTATGTAGCTCAATTGGAACATACGATTATCCTTACTAAAAATGGTCCGATTATTGTCACACTTTAA